The DNA region AACGTGTCCACAAGGAAGGCATTTTCAGGAGATGAGGAAATTCCAAGCGTAATACTCTTGCCGTATAGCTCTTGAGCTGTCGGACAATATAGTGAGGAGCGTTTATAGGCCGCGTTTTGACAAAGGCGTGAATGTGATCCGGCATGATCTCAAGCTTCGCAATCTGAAC from Synergistaceae bacterium includes:
- the tnpA gene encoding IS200/IS605 family transposase, whose protein sequence is VQIAKLEIMPDHIHAFVKTRPINAPHYIVRQLKSYTARVLRLEFPHLLKMPSLWTRSYYCESVGHISEKAIMKYIEEQKNK